A single Tachypleus tridentatus isolate NWPU-2018 chromosome 9, ASM421037v1, whole genome shotgun sequence DNA region contains:
- the LOC143227144 gene encoding achaete-scute homolog 1a-like, with amino-acid sequence MNYFALFSETPQKMESDTCVLVATNTNHSGVPFSCNALAGSKIALKRKKAELLVSVDEDTRELLRRKQHINISQLGYTLPLARPATVVRRNERERNRVRLVNLGFATLKQHVPNGTKNKKMSKVETLRSAVEYIKQLQQLLTEQDNSGSVLGEDILTYRTQMNENFYPLSVSAHSSRNAAFITPPCASSQPDATKPCSPTPSLGSDAASPPQCLSYDKSSSPCDTLNTGDEDLLDFTSWFS; translated from the coding sequence atgaattattttgctcttttttcTGAAACGCCTCAGAAAATGGAATCTGACACATGTGTCTTGGTAGCCACTAACACCAATCATTCAGGAGTGCCTTTTTCTTGTAACGCATTGGCTGGAAGTAAGATTGCTCTGAAGAGGAAGAAAGCCGAACTATTAGTTAGTGTTGATGAAGATACACGAGAATTGCTACGACGTAAGCAACATATTAACATTTCTCAGCTCGGCTACACGTTGCCACTAGCTCGTCCAGCCACTGTAGTCAGGAGAAATGAAAGGGAGAGAAATCGCGTGAGACTAGTAAACTTGGGCTTTGCCACACTTAAGCAACACGTTCCAAATGGcactaaaaacaagaaaatgagCAAGGTGGAGACGCTTCGCTCTGCCGTAGAATACATCAAACAACTTCAGCAGCTTCTGACCGAACAAGATAACTCGGGATCTGTTTTAGGAGAAGACATTTTAACGTACAGAACACAAATGAATGAGAACTTCTACCCTCTATCCGTATCAGCGCATAGCAGCAGAAACGCGGCATTCATAACACCTCCCTGTGCAAGCTCACAACCCGACGCGACTAAGCCTTGTTCTCCAACTCCGAGCCTCGGTTCCGATGCCGCCTCACCGCCTCAGTGTCTCAGCTACGATAAATCCTCCTCTCCTTGTGACACCCTGAACACTGGTGACGAAGACCTTCTAGATTTCACATCCTGGTTTTCTTAA